A region of the Curtobacterium flaccumfaciens pv. betae genome:
AAGCCGGGTCCGCCGCGCTCGCTGGCCTTCCAGATGAGCTTGACGTAGTCCTCTGCCATGGTGGACAGGGAGGGCAGGCGCATACCGCCAATCGTACGTCCCGCCTGGTACAACCAGCAGATGACCACCACCGCCCCCGTCCGAGCCCCTCGCCGTCGCTGGCCGGTGCCCCCGTCGCTGCTGCTCGGGCTCGCGCCGATCGTGGTCTTCGCCGCGATCAGCGCCTGGCGGTCACGGCCGAGCGACGACTACGCGACCCTCGGGCAGACGGTCGACAGCGTCGTGCACGCCCTCGTCATCCCCGAGGGCATCGCCGTCGCGGCACTCGCCCTGTTCGTCACGGCGCTCGGCTGGTGGCGCATCGCCACGGTCGACCCGGTCCGGACGCGACTCCGGTGGACGATGGTCGCGCCGATCCTCGTGCTCGTGGTGTGCGTCGTCCGGCTGCCCCTGATCGACTGGACCGCGCTGCCCGCGCACTACTTCCTGCTGCTCGCCGTCGGGGTGCTGTTCGTCGGGGTGTTCGAGGAGCTCATGGCCCGCGGCACCCTGCTCGTGGGGCTGCGGCGGCGCCTGCCGGAGACGGGTGTGTGGGCCCTGTCCTGCGCGCTGTTCGGGCTGCTGCACCTGCTCAACGCGCTTGCCGGTGCCGGCATCGGGCCGACGCTGGTCCAGGT
Encoded here:
- a CDS encoding CPBP family intramembrane glutamic endopeptidase, producing MTTTAPVRAPRRRWPVPPSLLLGLAPIVVFAAISAWRSRPSDDYATLGQTVDSVVHALVIPEGIAVAALALFVTALGWWRIATVDPVRTRLRWTMVAPILVLVVCVVRLPLIDWTALPAHYFLLLAVGVLFVGVFEELMARGTLLVGLRRRLPETGVWALSCALFGLLHLLNALAGAGIGPTLVQVVFAASFGSTLYVARRLTGSLLAPVLLHAFWDFGSIGFTATTDPGDFGKLTLLGLIGLFSFGVLAFGIVAGGVIAWYDDRPRRLAKRWRTVPPMAAVVVPGGEPRLQVDVV